A single region of the Thermoleophilum album genome encodes:
- a CDS encoding GGDEF domain-containing protein — protein sequence MERFTDTAPSPPRAVVIASLARLRAHRDELAKKYLLRLIERTSLDEIHALPIERVSRELPRLIGDVLEVATQDTVPPDLATDLRLHAGFLVELRAQASDPVGSLMADCTALQGVLIEALAASSSEVPELLPAAVAALADACAQLQTAVVDTYLQHHARELERQALTDPLTGLWNVRYMRRQLQYLVDLYHRYEQPFAVLVLDINGLKQVNDSYGHQVGDRALAQVALALRRSVRVVDTAARIGGDEFCVLAPNQVSSAGAVLAERLTAAIAREVTDPEPGLLSASIGVASCPEHGTQADALLAAADQAMYEAKAAGEPVAVASASAGDEALPASDRAPEGPAPRGRPAARSGRDTAPGDGQEGGKDGPESPGGPRPARPRR from the coding sequence ATGGAACGCTTCACCGACACCGCCCCCTCGCCGCCGCGTGCCGTCGTGATCGCGAGCCTCGCGCGGCTGCGCGCGCACCGTGACGAGCTCGCCAAGAAGTACCTGTTGCGACTGATCGAGCGCACCTCGCTCGACGAGATCCACGCCTTGCCGATCGAGCGCGTCTCGCGCGAGCTGCCGCGCCTGATCGGTGATGTCCTCGAGGTGGCGACTCAAGACACGGTGCCCCCCGATCTGGCGACCGACTTGCGACTGCACGCCGGCTTTCTGGTCGAGCTCCGTGCCCAAGCAAGCGACCCGGTGGGTTCGCTGATGGCCGACTGCACGGCTCTTCAGGGTGTTCTGATCGAGGCTCTGGCGGCGAGCTCGAGCGAGGTTCCCGAGCTGTTGCCGGCAGCCGTCGCCGCGCTGGCCGATGCCTGCGCGCAGCTGCAGACGGCGGTCGTCGACACCTATCTCCAGCATCACGCCCGCGAGCTCGAGCGGCAGGCGCTCACCGATCCCCTTACAGGGCTCTGGAACGTGCGTTACATGCGCCGCCAGCTGCAGTACCTTGTCGACCTCTACCACCGCTACGAGCAGCCGTTCGCGGTCCTGGTGTTGGACATCAACGGCCTCAAGCAGGTCAACGACAGCTACGGGCACCAGGTCGGCGACCGGGCGCTCGCGCAGGTGGCGCTGGCGCTCCGCAGGTCGGTGCGTGTCGTCGACACCGCCGCACGGATCGGTGGCGACGAGTTCTGCGTGCTCGCGCCCAACCAGGTTTCGTCTGCTGGAGCGGTTCTGGCCGAGCGACTGACCGCTGCTATCGCGCGCGAGGTGACCGACCCGGAACCGGGGCTGCTCTCGGCGTCGATCGGGGTCGCCTCCTGCCCGGAGCACGGAACGCAGGCCGATGCGCTGCTGGCCGCTGCCGACCAGGCGATGTACGAGGCGAAGGCTGCCGGCGAGCCGGTGGCCGTGGCGAGCGCCAGCGCCGGCGACGAGGCGCTGCCAGCGAGCGACCGCGCACCGGAGGGGCCCGCGCCGCGCGGCCGGCCCGCAGCGCGGTCCGGGCGGGACACGGCTCCCGGCGACGGCCAAGAGGGAGGAAAGGACGGGCCAGAATCGCCGGGCGGCCCGCGACCGGCGCGCCCACGCCGTTGA